In Terriglobus aquaticus, the genomic window TTTCAGTCGCCTGCATGAACACGGCGCGGGTCTCCAGCTTCAGCGCTTCCTTAACCTTGTCGATCGAGAAGGTCTCACCGTACGGAGCTTCGACCACGTCGACCGCGCAGCCGAAGGCCTTGGCGAGGGCGGTCCAGCGCTCACCGAACTTACCGGCGCTGAGGACCAGGACGCGGTCGCCGGGCGAAGTCAGGTTGGAGACCGAGGCTTCCATCGCTCCGGTGCCGGACGACGACAGCACGATCACGTCGCTCTTGGTGCCGACGAAGTCCTTGAGTTGCGCGAGCACCTTGGTGAACAGCGCGCGGAACTCTGGCGTGCGGTGATGAATGTCGGCAGCAGCCATGGCAAACTGCGCGGCGGGCAGCAGGGGCGTGGGCCCTGGCGTGAACAGGCGAATCTTCCGGATCATGCCCCGATTGTACTGAGCGACGGGTGTGGTTTCGCTTGGCTACACTGAAAGACGGCACACGGAGCGAGGAACAGTCATGGCGACCATTAGCGAGCAGATCGGCAAAGACATCGTGGAAGCGATGAAGGCGAAGGAGACGCTGCGGCTGGAGACGCTGCGCATGGTCAAGTCGGCGATCAAGAACAAGGAGATCGACAAGCGCGAGCCGCTGACCGACGCGGAAACCGTCGCCGTGCTGAACACGCTGGTCAAGCAGCGGCAGGACTCCGCCGAGCAGTTCGCCAAGGGGAACCGTCCGGAGCTGGCGCAAAAGGAGCAGGACGAGATCAAGCTGCTGCAGGTGTACCTGCCGCAGTCGGCCGGGGAAGACGAGATCCGCGCCGTGGTGCAGGGAGCCGTTGCGCACCTGGCCGCGGGTGGCACCACGCCCGGGCCGAAGGACATGGGGCCTGCCATGCGCATAGTGCAGCAGCGAATCCTGGCCAGCGGCCTGCATGCCGACAACAAAACGGTGAGCGCCATTCTGAAGGAAGAGCTAGCAAAGAGCGCCGCTTAAGAGGCTGGCCTCGCGGTCATCCGACTTACTTCAGCTTCAGCATCATCTCGTTCGTGCCTTCGAAGCCGAACTTCTCGTAGATGGGCTTGCCGAACTTGGATGCGTGCAGCGTTATGGCTTTGGCGCCACGGCTGCGGCACTCGTCGATGAGCATCTGCAGCATCTGTTTGGCAATGCCGCGACCGCGAGCCGCCGGAGCTGTGTAGAAGTTCAGCAGGTAGGGGCGCATGGGCTCAGCGTCCATCCAGTGCGGTGGGAAGTCGGCGAAGAAGACGCCGGCGCTGGCAATGGCCTCACCGTTCTCCTCTGCGATCACGCCCGCGTAGCGGCCATCGCGCAGGCGCTTGCGCACCCAGGGCTCGTGCGCCAGGGACATGGCGTCCATCTGCTCTGGCGTGGCGAACTTGTTGTCGCCGAACATCTTGGCGCGGTGCTGCGTGATCAGAACGGCGTCGTCCGGAGTGGCGTGGCGAATGGCTTCCAAGCGGGTCCTCTGTCTTTATGGTAGCGCCGGGCGCTTACGATAAGGTCTGCTGCCATGCCCAAGCCGATCAGCCTCCAACTGAATCCTGCACTGCTGCCCATGGGGTCACGCGTCTGTGTGGCAGCGTCAGGTGGGGCGGATTCGACGGCGCTGCTGCTGGCCTTGCACGAGGCGGCGACTGCCCTCGGCATTGGGTTGAGTGCGGCGCACCTGCACCACGGCATACGCGGGTCGGAGGCCGATGCGGACCGGGATTTCGTGCGGGCGTTGTGCCTGCGTCTAAACCTGCCCCTGCATGAGGCGGAGGCGGACGTGCCCGCGACCGCGGCGGTCGCCGGGGAAGGGCTGGAGGAAGCGGCCCGCAATGCACGGCTCGGGTTCTTCGCGAGGCTCTTGGGGAACGGCGCTGCGGATCGTGTCGCAACGGCCCACACCGCGGACGACCAGGCCGAAACCGTGTTGATGAAGCTGCTGCGTGGCGCCTGGATCGAGGGCCTGGGCGGCATTGCACCGGCGCTGCCAGTCGATACTGACGGGCGGCCCTGCCGCGAGGGCGGCGTCGGCCAGATCGTCCGGCCGCTGCTGGGCGCCACGCGGGAGCAGGTGATCGCGTTTCTGAAGAGCCGCGGGCAGGTCTGGAGAGAGGACGCCACCAACGCCGATCCGGCGTTTACGCGCAACCGCATCCGCGCGGAGCTGATGCCGCTGCTGCGGACGTTCAACCCGGGCGTGGTGGCCACGCTGGGCGCAACAGCCGAGCTGGCCCGTGAGGAAGATCGGCGCTGGCAACCGGAGATCGTCCGGGTGTACCAGGAACTGGCAGTGGCGGGCCGGCCGGTGCGGGGCGGCGGCCGGGCGGTGAGCACGGCACCGGACGAGCAGACGGTTGCGTTTGACCTGGCGCGGCTGAAGGTGCTGGACCTGCCGGCCCGGCGCAGACTGCTGCGGTTTGCGGCAGAACGGATGGGGGTACCGCTGAACTCCGCGGAAACGGCCCGCGTGCTGCAACTGGCCGGCCTGGCACCGCCCGACAGCTTGCCCGACCCTACGGTCCCCTCGCGGCCCAATAGCCGCCTCCAGCTCCGGGACGGTCTGCGGGCAGAGCGCAGCGTGCGGGAACTTAGGCTGTCGCGCGGCTGACATCCCCGACTTGTGTCCTACTACCGAACGAAAAGGTTACAGATCGCGACATCGTCGCGGGCCATTCCGGGAGTAGAATCTTCGGAAACAGCGCACGAAACCCCGGCCGCGTCCGAGCGGAGATTTGCGCGTCTAATGATCAAGGTTGGTTGTGCACGGCCGGTGCGCAGCCTGGGGCGCCTCTAAAGCGCGCCGAAAGAGGGGTAGCAATTTTGAATAGCACGGTGAAGACGATCCTGATCTGGGTGCTGATGATCGGCTGCCTGGTGTCCGTGTGGCAGATTGTCGCGCGCACCAGCGGTGGAGCGCATGACACCGGTATCAGCCTGACACAGTTGCAGGACTATGCCGACAAGGGCCGCATCAGCGAAATTACGGTCAACGGCACTGAGGTAACGGGCAAATACAAGGACAACAAGGACTCGTTCCACACGACGATTCCTGCGAATTATCCGAATCTGTACGACAATCTGCGCACCAAGGGCGTGAACGTCACGATCAAGGACCCCAGCAGCAACTTCTGGGTGGCGGCTCTGATCCAGTTGACGCCGGTCCTGTTGATGGTGGCGCTGTTCCTGTTCCTGATGCGGCAGATGCAGTCGGGCGGCAACAAGGCGCTGAGCTTCGGCAAGAGCCGCGCTCGCCTGTTGAGCCTGCAGCAGAAGAAGGTCACCTTTAAGGACGTCGCCGGCGTGAACGAGGCGAAGGAAGAACTGAAGGAGATCATCGAGTTCCTGCGCGAGTCGCAGAAGTTCCAGAAGCTGGGCGGCCGCATCCCCAAGGGTGTGCTGCTGGTCGGACCTCCGGGAACTGGTAAGACCCTGCTGGCCCGCGCTGTGGCCGGCGAGGCGAACGTTCCGTTCTTCTCGATCTCCGGTTCCGACTTCGTCGAGATGTTCGTCGGCGTGGGTGCGAGCCGCGTTCGCGACCTGTTTGAGCAGGGCAAGAAGAACGCGCCTTGCATCATTTTTATCGATGAAATCGATGCGGTCGGTCGTCACCGTGGCGCCGGCCTGGGCGGCGGACACGACGAGCGTGAGCAGACGCTGAACCAGTTACTCGTCGAGATGGACGGCTTCGAGTCGAACGAGGGCGTGATCCTGATCGCCGCGACAAACCGGCCTGACGTTCTCGATCCGGCTCTGCTGCGTCCGGGCCGCTTCGACCGCCGCGTGATCGTCGACCGTCCGGACATACGTGGCCGCGAGGAAGTTCTGCGCGTTCATGCCAAGAAGGTTCCGATGGCGGACGACGTGAACCTGAACGTTCTGGCCCGTGGCACACCGGGTTTCAGCGGCGCCGACCTGGCCAACATGGTCAATGAAGCTGCCCTGACCGCGGCGCGCTACAACCGCAAGGCCGTACACATGTACGACTTTGAGGTCGCGAAGGACAAGGTGCTGATGGGTGCCGAGCGCAAGAGCATGCTGCTTTCGGACGAGGAAAAGAAGGTGACGGCGTACCACGAGGCCGGCCACGTTCTGGTCGCGGCAATGCGCGACCACTCCGACCCGCTGCACAAGGTGACGATCATCCCGCGCGGCATGGCGCTAGGTGTGACCATGCACCTGCCGCAGGAAGACAAGCACACCGTGACGCGGGACTACCTGGAGTCGCAGCTTGCCATCTTCATGGGCGGTCGCTGCGCGGAGGAGATCTTCCTGAAGCAGATGACGACTGGTGCTGGCAACGACATTGAGCGCGCGACCGACCTGGCCCGCCGCATGGTGTGCGAGTACGGCATGTCCAAGATGGGTCCGATGACCTACGGCAAGAAGGAAGGTGGCGAAATCTTCCTTGGCCGTGAAATCCAGCAGCACCGGGACTTCTCGGACGACACCGCGGAGCAGATTGACGCCGAAGTGAAGAAGTTCGTTCACGACGGCTACAGCTCGGCGTACCAGATTCTTGATTCCAACCACGACATCATGCACCGCATGAGCCAGTTGTTGCTGGAACGCGAGACGCTGGATGCTGATGAAATTCGCCTGATCATCGAGGGCAAGGACTTGCCGCCGATGAAGTCGCCGCTGGCTCATGCCGAGCCGGGCGATGGCGATACGCAGAAGGTCCTGAAGCCGGAGAGCGGACGCGCTCCGGGTTTCGGGGAAGGTCGTCCTTCGCACGCATAAGGGCAACCAATCAGAAACGCGACGAGGCAGCTCTTGGAGCTGCCTCGTTGCTTTTGGACAATGAATGCGCTGCGGACCCGTCGCCGAGAGCCTTCGGAGTGGCTGACCCCTCCTCCTTGGCACGTCTGCCGCCCGCGTTTCGTGCCCGGCCGCTTACGCCAGTACCGGACGCACCCATTCGCCGCCGACGGCCAGATCGGCCGGCAGGGAGACCTCCAGCGAAAGTGACACGATGCTCCTGCGGGCGGCGCGGTGGAGGTGGGCGCACGAGCAACGCTCGGCCAGCAGAAGGTGGCTTTCACGGCTCAGTTCCAGGCCCTGTCCCAGGAAGGAGGCGTACAGGTCCACCAGCGCCCTGCCTTGTGTTTCCACCTGCAACTGCACCGATGTGGCGCTGATCATCTGTCGAGAGAGCACCCACCCGCAGGCGCGATCAATCGCGTCCAGCAGTCCGGGCAGCAGATCATCACCGCTGCGGGGACTGACGGCACGTAGACGAAGCTGCGGAGCATGCGCAGCATCGCCTGAGGCGCCCGGCAGCGCATTGAGCAAAGTTAGAAAGTTCTTCACGTAAAGAGTTATCGGCGGGAAGATCGGCAATCTCTGGCTTTGGCTGCATCCGGGCCGTCCGAAGATGGTACGGTCAACAGGATGCAGAGCTTTCGCTTTCGGCGGCCAAGCGGCCGATGATCTTAGGGACAGGATCGGACCTGATGGAAATCCGTCGCATCGAGGAGTCCATCGAGCGTTATGGCGAACGGTTTCTGCAGCGGGTCTTCACGCCGGCCGAGGTGGAGTACTGCCGGCGCAAGGTCCACAACGCGGCGGAAAGCTTTGCGGCGAGGTTCGCGGCAAAGGAGGCCGCGGCCAAGGCGCTGGGCACCGGCATCGCCCAGGGTGTGGCGTGGACGGAGATCGAGGTGCGACGGTTGCCCGGGCAGCGGCCCACGCTGCATTTCACTGGACGGGCCGCGGAACGTGCGGCTCGCATGGGTGTCGCACACGCTCACCTGACGCTGTCGCACAGCCGCGAAGTCGCGCTGGCGGTGGTCATGCTGGAAAACTGACTCGGGAAAGAGCGCGGGCGATGGCGTGTTTCGAAACCGGAGCGCACCTCGCAGCATCACACAAAGAGCACTAACCAGCTCACATTTTCCGTCGGCGCTCTGCGCCGTCCAGGGATAGCATGCCCAGTCAAACCGAAGTCCGTTGGTCCCAGCTCAAGGTCGGCGTAATTGTTCTGATCGCTGTCATTCTTCTTGTTCTGCTGCTGTTCTTGATGACGAGCTCGCAGGGAACCAGCGTGTTTACGCACAAGATCACGGTACGCAGCTACTTCGAGAATGCCTCCGGCCTCAAAGAGGGCGCGGCCGTCAACCTGCAGGGCGTGACCATCGGCAACGTGAAGCAGGTAAAGGTCGTCAACGATCCCACCCGCAAGCTGACGCCGGTGGAAGTGACAATGAAGCTGGACAAGAAGTACATTGACGCTTTGCACAAGGACACCAAGTCGGCGTTGTCCACGGTGGGTGTTCTCGGTGACACCGTTGTTGACCTGAATTCGCAGACCTCGACCGGGCCCCAACTGCAGGACGGCGACGAACTGAAGACCCTGGAGACGCCTAACCTGCAGGACGTGGTGAAGGCCAGCCAAGGCACGATCGAGAGCCTGAACGTAACGCTTGCCAAGCTTGACCGGATTGTGGACAACATTTCTCAGGGCAAGGGCGCCATCGGCGAACTGGTGTACGACGACACCCTGTACAAGCGCGCGAACGAAACCGTCGGGCAGTTGCAGATTCTGTCGCACAAGTTGAACGATGGTCATGGCACGATTGGCAAGCTGCTGAACGACGAGACCATGTACAACAAGCTGAACCAGTCCGTGGGCCAGTTGAACGGAATGATCGCGGACATCAACGCAGGCAAGGGTTCCGCGGGCAAGCTGCTGAAGGATGATGCGCTCTATAACAACCTGAATCAGACCTTGCAGCACGCCAACAACATCATGGCCGATGCGGACGCTGGCAAGGGAGGATTGGGACTGCTGACCAAAAATCAGGAGTTCGCGAACAAGCTGAACGACACCGTCACGCGGCTGAACAGCATCCTGACCGGAATCGACAACGGGCAGGGAACAGCCGGTCTGCTGGTGAAGGATCCGGCGCTGTACCACAACCTCGATAAGCTGGCGACGGACTCCCAGCAGCTGGTGAACACGATCCGCTCCGACCCAAAGAAGTATCTGACGATTCACTTCAAGGTGTTCTAGCCATCGTGTGTGGATGACGAAGGGGGCGGCTCTTCGGAGCCGCCCCCTTTTCTGTTCCAGACCGATTTTCCTTTCTTCGATGGGTCGCGTGAAGCACCCATCATCAGTGCTGGCCGTCGAGCGGCCCCGATGCCAGCAACGTGACATTGCGGCTGACATAGCCCGTGCCGGACGGCATGACGATGCGAAGTGCTGCCGGTTCCAGAACGCCACGTCTGCGAACGCGGAGGCTCACAGTGCTGCCGCCCTGTGCCGCGAGCGTGAAGGTCGTGCGATCGGCGGCGTAGACCTCATCGGTGATGTGCGGCAACTGAGTAGCATCCCCGGGCATAGGAGCCAGGTTGTCCGCCAGCTCAAACTCCACTGCCGGCGCGGGACTCACAGCAGGTGGAAGCGATGGCCTTCCATCCGCGGACGTAATAGCGACCGCGTAGCTGGCGCCACGTCGGGTAATCGCGACGTTGTACAGGGCTGCGCCCATGCGGATGTTGTGCAGTTCCGCACCGTTCCAGGTTGCGGGCAAATGTGGGTGCACCTGCAGCGTGTGCGTTGTGGCGTCCACATGAATGCCAAACAGACCCCGTACGGTGGGCGCTAGTGTCATGGCGCTGGACCACAGTTGGTGTGCGCTGGATCGGCCGAGCGGCTGGTAGAAGGCGCCAGACAGCACTTCAGTTACGGTGCCGGGGTCCTGCGCCCAGGTGAGCCGCAGGTTCTGCTGCAGTGTCAGCCATGCTGCTGCGGGCCGGTCGGCGTTGTACTGCGCCATGGCGTTCCAGCCGGTGAACAGCGGCCAGACGGAACCCATGTGGTAGCTGATTGGATCGTAGAAGCTGGTCGCGGTGCTGATGGCGCGGGTGCCCCAGTCGGTTGCGAGATCGGGCGAGGTCCAACCGCTCAGCATGGCCGCAGGTTGCGTGAGTGCCGCGGCGGCTGGCGCGTGCGGCTCCCACAGCGCAACGGATGGATAGATCGTCAGGGTGCGGTCAAAGCTGCCGTTGCTGTTCTTGCTGAAGGCGTAGAGACCCGTTGCAGGATCGCGGTATGTTTCAATGACGCTCTGAATGTGAGCTGCGCTCTGCCGGCCCGCCTGCTCCAGCGCGGTGTCATGCTGCAGGGCGGCCAGGTCGGCCACGGCTCGCGCAGCCTCAGCATCGAGCGCGGCCAGGTACAGCTCCTGGTGCGGCATGGGGCTTTGCCAGTTCTCCACCCAGCCGGTGCCCTGCGAGTTGTCGTAGACGCCGTCACCGTCGCTGTCATGCGTGCGTTCGAAGTTCCAGGCGCGCTTCACGGCGTCCCAGTGCTCGGCGAGAAAGGCGGTGTCGCCACTGGTGCGGACATAGTCCCGCATCGCCATCAGGAACAGCGGGGTGGCATCTGCGGCGGCGTATTCGTACGGGAAGCTCGCCCACGGGATGTTCGAGGGCAGGTCGTCGGCCATCTGGCTGAACTCGTGCATCATCTTGCCGTCGGCGCGCTGGCGATGCAGCAGGAACTCAAGCGCGCGCTTGGACAGTGCCGTGTCGCCATAGCTGTCGATCGCGTAGAGCGACCAAAGCGTGTCGCGGCCGAAGTACCAGCCAAAGCCGGGCCGCGCGGAGTCGTACGATCCAAACCAGCCGGCGACCAGGCCGGTTTCTGACAGTGCGGGCTTGCCGGTACCGGGGCCGCCGGTGCGGTGTTCCACCTGTGAGTCTTCGACGGAGAGCTCGGCCCACTTCAGGGCTTCGTCAAAGCGTGGGTCCGGAGTGTGGGCGGTCAGGCGCGTGTCGAAGAAGTGCGCGTAATAGCGGTCGATTGCGTTCGCGATGGCGGGCAGGTCCTTCGCCTGCTGCACCAGGCGCTGCTGCATCGCGGTGAAGGCTTCGGCTGAGTTGCGTTCGCCGGGTTTGGCAACGGCTGACAACAGCGGAAACAGACGCCCGCGATCGACGGCGGGGTCGTAGCGGACGACGAACTGCAGCGGCAGCGTCTGCGGATGCTCCTGGTAGACCGGGATGTCGCCCGGGCGGCTCTTCGGCATGCCGATCATGCCGAAGAGCGCCGGGTTGTCGGTCGCGACGGTGTAGGCTCCGCCGGGAAAGTCCTTGGGCGCCGCGGAGTCTGGCATCGGTATCCAGCCCGCGCCGGGCACACCGTACTGTGGCGCGGGCCACATTTGTTGCAGGTTGGGCGTGAGCGTAACGGTGAGCGTAGCCGGGCGCACGCTGTCGATCTCGAAGTAGACGATGGCACCGGGATCATCGAACGGCAGTGGCGGCGCGCCGGCCGGCACCGCGGGCGAGACCAGCATGTGCTGTCGCACGGTAATGCCGGCAAAGCTGTAGGTAAGCACCGTGTGACCGGGGCGCACGGTCACGGTGGCCGCGCCCGGGTTCAGGTCGATGGGAACGGTGTATCCGTCCAGTTGCGCCTTCAGGTGGAGGTCTGAGAAAACCTTGACCGGAAGCTGCCAGAGCTCGATCACGCCGGATTGTTCGCCCAGGATGGCGCCGCGCGCGCCCGTGATGGTCAACGGCTTTGCCGCGATGGCAGCCTGCGTGATGCTGACGACTCTCGCTTCGTCGGGCCTCTGAAAGGGAGCTACGGGAGTGAGCTGGGCGTGGCCCAGCGCTGCGCTTGAGAGTCCTACGATTGCGGCGTACCTGAGGAGCATGGCGGATTCCACGCTACGGTGTGCGGGGGCGGCTGTCCAGCGGGGCAGACTCTTCTTACCGTGCCGGTCCGGTGCGGCGTTGCATAGCTGGATGCTCCACAGCGCATCCGCACGAGCCGCGCAGCACTTGGGCCGTAGCATACCCGTGATGCGAAAGTATCTTTCTTCCACCACCGCGCTGGCGCTAGGCCTGACGCTCAGCGGACCATGCGTCGCGCAGTCGCTGCAGGCGGAGCTTGACCTCATCGCAAAGGAGTCCGGCGGCAAGCTTTACACGGCCTGCGCGCTGGCTTCCGGGTCACGGCATACTCCGCTCGCGTGTGACCGCGAGGCCGATGCCCACCCGCCCATGCAGTCTGTCTTCAAACTGCCGTTGGGCATCTATGCTCTGCATCTGGTCGAAGAAGGCAAGCTCCAGTTGGACCAGCCGGTCCACTTTGGGCCGCAGGACCGATTCGTCCCGAAAAGCTGGAGCCCGCTGCAGGACAAGTACCCGGATGCGAACGTGGACGTTCCACTGCGCGAGGTGCTGCAATTGGCTGTT contains:
- the acpS gene encoding holo-ACP synthase, whose protein sequence is MILGTGSDLMEIRRIEESIERYGERFLQRVFTPAEVEYCRRKVHNAAESFAARFAAKEAAAKALGTGIAQGVAWTEIEVRRLPGQRPTLHFTGRAAERAARMGVAHAHLTLSHSREVALAVVMLEN
- a CDS encoding GNAT family N-acetyltransferase, with protein sequence MEAIRHATPDDAVLITQHRAKMFGDNKFATPEQMDAMSLAHEPWVRKRLRDGRYAGVIAEENGEAIASAGVFFADFPPHWMDAEPMRPYLLNFYTAPAARGRGIAKQMLQMLIDECRSRGAKAITLHASKFGKPIYEKFGFEGTNEMMLKLK
- a CDS encoding GatB/YqeY domain-containing protein encodes the protein MATISEQIGKDIVEAMKAKETLRLETLRMVKSAIKNKEIDKREPLTDAETVAVLNTLVKQRQDSAEQFAKGNRPELAQKEQDEIKLLQVYLPQSAGEDEIRAVVQGAVAHLAAGGTTPGPKDMGPAMRIVQQRILASGLHADNKTVSAILKEELAKSAA
- the tilS gene encoding tRNA lysidine(34) synthetase TilS, with the translated sequence MPKPISLQLNPALLPMGSRVCVAASGGADSTALLLALHEAATALGIGLSAAHLHHGIRGSEADADRDFVRALCLRLNLPLHEAEADVPATAAVAGEGLEEAARNARLGFFARLLGNGAADRVATAHTADDQAETVLMKLLRGAWIEGLGGIAPALPVDTDGRPCREGGVGQIVRPLLGATREQVIAFLKSRGQVWREDATNADPAFTRNRIRAELMPLLRTFNPGVVATLGATAELAREEDRRWQPEIVRVYQELAVAGRPVRGGGRAVSTAPDEQTVAFDLARLKVLDLPARRRLLRFAAERMGVPLNSAETARVLQLAGLAPPDSLPDPTVPSRPNSRLQLRDGLRAERSVRELRLSRG
- a CDS encoding MlaD family protein; its protein translation is MPSQTEVRWSQLKVGVIVLIAVILLVLLLFLMTSSQGTSVFTHKITVRSYFENASGLKEGAAVNLQGVTIGNVKQVKVVNDPTRKLTPVEVTMKLDKKYIDALHKDTKSALSTVGVLGDTVVDLNSQTSTGPQLQDGDELKTLETPNLQDVVKASQGTIESLNVTLAKLDRIVDNISQGKGAIGELVYDDTLYKRANETVGQLQILSHKLNDGHGTIGKLLNDETMYNKLNQSVGQLNGMIADINAGKGSAGKLLKDDALYNNLNQTLQHANNIMADADAGKGGLGLLTKNQEFANKLNDTVTRLNSILTGIDNGQGTAGLLVKDPALYHNLDKLATDSQQLVNTIRSDPKKYLTIHFKVF
- the ftsH gene encoding ATP-dependent zinc metalloprotease FtsH codes for the protein MNSTVKTILIWVLMIGCLVSVWQIVARTSGGAHDTGISLTQLQDYADKGRISEITVNGTEVTGKYKDNKDSFHTTIPANYPNLYDNLRTKGVNVTIKDPSSNFWVAALIQLTPVLLMVALFLFLMRQMQSGGNKALSFGKSRARLLSLQQKKVTFKDVAGVNEAKEELKEIIEFLRESQKFQKLGGRIPKGVLLVGPPGTGKTLLARAVAGEANVPFFSISGSDFVEMFVGVGASRVRDLFEQGKKNAPCIIFIDEIDAVGRHRGAGLGGGHDEREQTLNQLLVEMDGFESNEGVILIAATNRPDVLDPALLRPGRFDRRVIVDRPDIRGREEVLRVHAKKVPMADDVNLNVLARGTPGFSGADLANMVNEAALTAARYNRKAVHMYDFEVAKDKVLMGAERKSMLLSDEEKKVTAYHEAGHVLVAAMRDHSDPLHKVTIIPRGMALGVTMHLPQEDKHTVTRDYLESQLAIFMGGRCAEEIFLKQMTTGAGNDIERATDLARRMVCEYGMSKMGPMTYGKKEGGEIFLGREIQQHRDFSDDTAEQIDAEVKKFVHDGYSSAYQILDSNHDIMHRMSQLLLERETLDADEIRLIIEGKDLPPMKSPLAHAEPGDGDTQKVLKPESGRAPGFGEGRPSHA
- a CDS encoding amylo-alpha-1,6-glucosidase, with amino-acid sequence MLLRYAAIVGLSSAALGHAQLTPVAPFQRPDEARVVSITQAAIAAKPLTITGARGAILGEQSGVIELWQLPVKVFSDLHLKAQLDGYTVPIDLNPGAATVTVRPGHTVLTYSFAGITVRQHMLVSPAVPAGAPPLPFDDPGAIVYFEIDSVRPATLTVTLTPNLQQMWPAPQYGVPGAGWIPMPDSAAPKDFPGGAYTVATDNPALFGMIGMPKSRPGDIPVYQEHPQTLPLQFVVRYDPAVDRGRLFPLLSAVAKPGERNSAEAFTAMQQRLVQQAKDLPAIANAIDRYYAHFFDTRLTAHTPDPRFDEALKWAELSVEDSQVEHRTGGPGTGKPALSETGLVAGWFGSYDSARPGFGWYFGRDTLWSLYAIDSYGDTALSKRALEFLLHRQRADGKMMHEFSQMADDLPSNIPWASFPYEYAAADATPLFLMAMRDYVRTSGDTAFLAEHWDAVKRAWNFERTHDSDGDGVYDNSQGTGWVENWQSPMPHQELYLAALDAEAARAVADLAALQHDTALEQAGRQSAAHIQSVIETYRDPATGLYAFSKNSNGSFDRTLTIYPSVALWEPHAPAAAALTQPAAMLSGWTSPDLATDWGTRAISTATSFYDPISYHMGSVWPLFTGWNAMAQYNADRPAAAWLTLQQNLRLTWAQDPGTVTEVLSGAFYQPLGRSSAHQLWSSAMTLAPTVRGLFGIHVDATTHTLQVHPHLPATWNGAELHNIRMGAALYNVAITRRGASYAVAITSADGRPSLPPAVSPAPAVEFELADNLAPMPGDATQLPHITDEVYAADRTTFTLAAQGGSTVSLRVRRRGVLEPAALRIVMPSGTGYVSRNVTLLASGPLDGQH